A region from the Campylobacter subantarcticus LMG 24377 genome encodes:
- a CDS encoding S24 family peptidase codes for MQMQEVIEKLKDILASEGKCELKTKDIAKELGIHPDTFNSMKFRNSIPYAHILNFLEKRNISINYFFYGSSPKDQLECEYKYKILKLYKTNASLGGGGINDILDFENILIDQKILDFFKTKDCELITCYGESMEPIIKDRSICVIDRNKTFKNKSICIVNTKDGLFIKQVLKQDNGVILHSLNPLYKDIFYKNGDFLLIGVVVGELSKI; via the coding sequence ATGCAAATGCAAGAAGTAATTGAGAAGTTAAAAGACATACTTGCAAGTGAAGGTAAGTGCGAATTAAAAACAAAAGATATAGCTAAAGAATTAGGTATCCACCCAGACACTTTTAATTCTATGAAATTTAGAAACTCCATTCCTTATGCACACATTTTAAACTTCTTAGAAAAAAGAAATATTAGCATTAATTACTTCTTTTATGGAAGCTCTCCAAAAGATCAATTAGAATGTGAATACAAATATAAAATTTTAAAACTATATAAAACCAATGCTAGCTTAGGTGGAGGTGGTATTAATGATATTTTAGACTTTGAAAACATATTAATAGATCAAAAGATATTAGATTTTTTTAAAACAAAAGATTGTGAGCTTATTACTTGCTATGGTGAGAGTATGGAGCCAATTATCAAAGATAGAAGTATTTGCGTAATAGATAGAAATAAAACTTTTAAGAATAAAAGTATTTGCATAGTTAATACTAAAGATGGACTTTTTATCAAACAAGTTTTAAAACAAGATAATGGAGTGATTTTACACTCTTTAAATCCTTTATATAAAGACATATTTTATAAAAATGGAGATTTTTTGCTAATTGGCGTGGTAGTTGGAGAGCTTTCTAAGATCTAA
- a CDS encoding phage tail tape measure protein, producing MENAGSIGIGVVLGLVTKNASAVGKIVKDFNNLEKVAAKTKLGISGLQKQLDTLKLNSNLREELKAQRKGLQDEIFTLGNLISSGIVGKSIKVGIDFESAMADVKKVTELSEGHSLKDFKQDIIDLTKKLPMSAEEIAKIVSEGGKLGLASKEALEFGKTATAMGVAFEMGADEAGEAIGGLMANLQTDVKGIKDLGDSINYLADKGSSDAKNIVDIISRIGGMGNLVGLQRENMAALAATLDEVKIPAEVAGTAISNMFVKLSTADSLGEKAEEAFMQLGLSGEFMKKALNKNSQEAIDLLLSRIKMLDKESQIGVMTNIFGVDQGTIRSITTLMNNYDRYQELLKMANSEEKKGSMDKELANKCDTTAAALKILGNNITAIAIKFSDALLPVVKSVALGFSFVANIIDTLLSNFPVLSTIIATATVTFLLAKPAILAYAFAKNYVKDSTLLFKNALIAARIHLLAFANSCNISKISLIGKALALKLVRIRLIASVIAAIIYKKAVIGLNLALANLSKAFINVARYIKFLTITMLTSPLGIALAAIGIIAGVIIANWDKVKIWFVSFIEWLKPIFEPIANIFNSIWQGISDFFYSIFGGMFEWFGDKLSWISEAIASVGNFINDVLGFFGLNDDEVKVSTNKQSEEKIINAYGDELPQTNEILETKSIKQIPINSTPSFNNGSINVTVNGTFNIATKDGNFNMQEFATAIQKSIFDALRKQEQNKINTTIYG from the coding sequence ATGGAAAATGCTGGAAGTATTGGAATTGGTGTTGTTTTAGGTTTAGTGACTAAAAATGCAAGTGCTGTTGGTAAAATAGTTAAAGATTTTAATAATTTAGAAAAAGTAGCAGCAAAAACCAAACTCGGCATTAGTGGCTTACAAAAACAACTAGATACCCTTAAATTAAATAGCAATCTAAGAGAAGAATTAAAAGCTCAAAGAAAAGGATTGCAAGATGAAATTTTTACTTTAGGAAATTTAATAAGCAGTGGGATTGTTGGTAAAAGTATAAAAGTTGGAATTGATTTTGAAAGTGCAATGGCTGATGTAAAAAAAGTAACAGAGCTTAGTGAGGGACATAGTTTAAAAGATTTCAAGCAAGATATCATAGATTTAACTAAAAAGCTACCAATGAGTGCTGAAGAGATTGCAAAAATAGTAAGTGAAGGAGGAAAGTTAGGTTTAGCTAGTAAAGAAGCTCTTGAGTTTGGAAAAACAGCTACTGCAATGGGAGTTGCTTTCGAGATGGGAGCAGATGAGGCTGGTGAGGCCATAGGTGGTCTTATGGCAAATTTACAAACTGATGTAAAAGGTATAAAAGATTTAGGTGATAGTATTAATTATTTAGCAGATAAAGGTTCTAGTGATGCTAAGAATATAGTAGATATTATAAGTAGAATTGGTGGAATGGGCAATCTTGTAGGACTTCAAAGAGAAAATATGGCTGCACTTGCGGCCACCCTTGATGAAGTGAAAATTCCTGCTGAAGTTGCAGGAACAGCAATTTCTAATATGTTTGTAAAACTATCCACTGCGGATTCTTTAGGGGAAAAAGCAGAAGAAGCTTTTATGCAATTAGGGCTTAGTGGTGAATTTATGAAAAAAGCTTTAAACAAAAACTCTCAAGAAGCTATTGATCTATTATTATCTAGGATTAAAATGCTGGATAAAGAATCGCAAATAGGTGTTATGACTAATATTTTTGGTGTAGATCAAGGAACAATACGATCTATTACAACACTTATGAATAATTATGATCGTTACCAAGAACTTTTAAAAATGGCAAATTCTGAAGAGAAAAAAGGGTCTATGGATAAAGAATTAGCTAATAAATGTGATACAACAGCTGCTGCTTTAAAAATACTTGGCAATAACATTACTGCCATTGCAATTAAATTTTCAGATGCTTTGCTCCCTGTAGTTAAATCAGTAGCTTTAGGTTTTAGCTTTGTTGCTAATATCATAGATACCTTACTTTCAAATTTTCCAGTACTTAGTACAATTATAGCTACAGCTACCGTTACTTTTTTACTTGCAAAACCAGCAATATTAGCATATGCATTTGCTAAAAACTATGTTAAAGATTCCACTCTTTTATTCAAAAATGCCTTAATAGCAGCAAGAATTCATCTTTTAGCTTTTGCCAATTCTTGTAATATTTCAAAAATATCACTTATTGGTAAAGCTCTTGCATTAAAACTAGTAAGAATCAGACTAATAGCTAGTGTGATTGCAGCGATTATTTATAAAAAAGCTGTTATAGGATTAAACCTTGCACTAGCAAATCTTTCTAAAGCTTTTATAAATGTAGCAAGATATATTAAATTTTTAACCATAACAATGCTTACTAGTCCACTTGGTATTGCATTGGCTGCAATTGGTATTATTGCAGGAGTTATTATAGCTAACTGGGATAAAGTTAAGATTTGGTTTGTCTCTTTTATAGAATGGCTTAAACCTATTTTTGAGCCAATAGCAAATATTTTTAATTCTATTTGGCAAGGAATAAGCGACTTCTTTTATAGTATTTTTGGTGGTATGTTTGAGTGGTTTGGAGATAAACTTTCTTGGATTAGTGAAGCAATAGCTTCTGTAGGAAATTTCATAAATGATGTTTTAGGATTTTTTGGTTTAAATGATGATGAAGTCAAAGTAAGTACCAATAAACAAAGTGAAGAAAAGATTATTAATGCTTATGGGGATGAATTACCACAAACAAATGAAATTTTAGAAACAAAAAGCATCAAACAAATACCAATTAATTCTACTCCAAGCTTTAACAATGGCAGTATCAATGTAACGGTCAATGGTACTTTTAATATAGCCACAAAAGATGGTAATTTTAATATGCAAGAGTTTGCTACTGCTATACAAAAAAGCATATTTGATGCTTTAAGAAAACAAGAGCAAAATAAAATCAATACTACAATTTATGGGTAA
- a CDS encoding phage tail protein has product MSKSEYYTILTKIGIAKFIAARASGNGVNLKSFKLSSKVILPNEEMQSLEDVVYEANINSKSIDEKNPNYVNLMCHVPSNIGGFEVNAIGIYDEEGDLLAVGNTPRTYKPLLEQGSAKELMIKVVMELSNAEEVILKLDPSVIMASRDYVDAIKIELELKIKALEEELKALINTKEDKGTAANLDKALETKLTNLINKKENTGVAKALVDALRTELLKNIDSKYATKNFVRETVMFNRGVYRQESINHDVMYTNTTRNPLLVKFEFFVKKHYGAEIQDQKRFLRFYVDDVLELEKSYLRLPGVGSTAKLICNYFRIEANQTFKFISTYTDPTYVTTGGWIRKMIWN; this is encoded by the coding sequence ATGTCAAAAAGCGAATATTATACTATTTTAACAAAAATTGGTATTGCTAAATTTATAGCTGCTCGTGCTAGTGGAAATGGAGTTAATTTAAAAAGCTTTAAATTAAGTTCAAAAGTTATTCTACCAAATGAAGAAATGCAAAGCTTAGAAGATGTTGTTTATGAAGCTAATATTAACTCAAAAAGCATTGATGAGAAAAATCCTAATTATGTTAATTTAATGTGTCATGTTCCAAGTAATATAGGCGGGTTTGAAGTAAATGCCATAGGTATTTATGATGAAGAAGGAGATTTATTAGCTGTTGGTAATACTCCAAGAACTTATAAACCATTACTAGAGCAAGGAAGCGCTAAAGAGCTTATGATTAAAGTGGTAATGGAGCTTTCAAATGCAGAAGAAGTTATCTTAAAACTTGATCCTAGTGTGATTATGGCAAGTCGTGATTATGTAGATGCTATTAAAATAGAACTTGAGCTTAAAATTAAAGCTTTAGAAGAAGAATTAAAAGCTTTAATTAATACAAAAGAAGATAAAGGAACAGCAGCTAATTTAGATAAAGCTTTAGAGACTAAACTTACTAATTTAATCAATAAAAAAGAAAACACAGGTGTAGCAAAAGCTCTTGTAGATGCTTTAAGGACTGAATTGCTAAAAAATATTGATTCTAAATACGCAACAAAAAACTTTGTTAGAGAAACTGTGATGTTTAATAGAGGTGTTTATAGACAAGAATCAATTAATCATGATGTTATGTATACAAATACTACAAGAAACCCATTATTAGTAAAATTTGAATTTTTTGTTAAAAAACACTATGGAGCTGAAATTCAAGATCAAAAAAGATTTCTGAGATTTTACGTGGATGATGTTCTTGAATTAGAAAAATCATATTTAAGATTACCAGGTGTTGGTTCAACTGCAAAACTAATCTGTAATTATTTTAGGATAGAAGCAAACCAAACATTTAAATTTATATCAACATATACTGATCCTACTTATGTCACAACAGGTGGTTGGATACGAAAAATGATATGGAATTAA
- a CDS encoding Mu-like prophage protein gp41 has translation MKEKLIKLENGEELKMKAPNVRVLKNATNKSDKEMDQTIYMIATLTNKQESDIEELNLKDFMALQNALKDFLQEAGVIA, from the coding sequence ATGAAAGAAAAACTAATTAAACTTGAAAATGGCGAAGAGTTAAAAATGAAAGCACCTAATGTGCGTGTTTTAAAAAATGCTACCAATAAAAGCGATAAAGAAATGGATCAAACTATTTATATGATAGCTACGCTTACAAATAAACAAGAAAGCGACATAGAAGAATTAAATCTTAAAGATTTTATGGCTTTGCAAAATGCTCTTAAAGATTTTTTGCAAGAAGCAGGAGTTATAGCTTAG
- a CDS encoding type ISP restriction/modification enzyme, with amino-acid sequence MLIKIPLTDFNQENIREISHRPFTKEYLYWDKTWNEEQSQFSKLFPKNTDENLLILTSLMATKEFSSFIVNSITDYQTLANTQAFPLYFYQENGSKEYAISDFALDEFKKQLKDETINKEDIFYYIYAILNHKGYLEKCKFELSKEAPRVPISKDFKNLSILGKKLATLHLNYENNEMFKEVEFKDGILADISNDEFYKVTKMKKLGNDIFYNQNITIKNIPNIAYEYKINGKSAIDWIIDRYQISIDKKSLIENNPNDYQGGKYIYELLLKIIDLSIKSVDLIDEIGKMECE; translated from the coding sequence ATTCTTATTAAAATACCCCTTACAGATTTTAATCAAGAAAATATAAGAGAAATTTCTCATCGTCCCTTTACTAAAGAATATCTTTACTGGGATAAAACTTGGAATGAAGAACAATCTCAATTTTCAAAATTATTTCCTAAAAATACAGATGAGAATTTATTGATTTTAACAAGTTTAATGGCGACTAAAGAATTTTCATCTTTTATAGTAAATTCTATAACCGACTATCAAACTTTAGCCAACACTCAAGCTTTTCCGCTTTATTTTTATCAAGAAAATGGAAGTAAAGAATACGCTATAAGTGATTTTGCTTTAGATGAATTTAAAAAACAATTAAAAGATGAAACTATAAACAAAGAAGATATATTTTATTATATATATGCTATTTTAAATCACAAAGGCTATTTAGAAAAATGCAAATTTGAACTTTCAAAAGAAGCTCCAAGAGTGCCTATAAGTAAAGATTTTAAAAACTTAAGCATTTTGGGTAAAAAACTAGCCACTTTACATTTAAACTATGAAAACAATGAGATGTTTAAAGAAGTAGAATTTAAAGATGGTATCTTAGCTGATATAAGCAATGATGAATTTTACAAAGTCACTAAGATGAAAAAACTAGGAAATGATATTTTTTATAATCAAAATATCACTATAAAAAATATACCAAATATTGCTTATGAGTATAAAATCAATGGCAAAAGTGCGATTGATTGGATTATCGATAGATACCAAATAAGCATAGATAAAAAAAGTTTAATAGAAAATAATCCAAATGATTATCAAGGTGGTAAATATATCTATGAACTTCTTTTAAAAATCATTGATTTATCTATAAAAAGCGTTGATTTGATAGATGAGATTGGCAAAATGGAATGTGAGTGA
- a CDS encoding phage virion morphogenesis protein has product MSDYIEIKGLENFFKACDKLIDMDKHGQSILAGAGESIRNAIIDSFKNERSIFGQKWQGLKPATIKQKIKEGKNNGILKRDGELSKETNWQSKVSKNSVEVFNNIQSKKGFKYGLTHQYGSKYIPARAFLPIDNNNVLHKSVRETIYEDTKDFIKKISKN; this is encoded by the coding sequence ATGAGCGATTATATAGAGATTAAAGGACTTGAAAACTTTTTTAAGGCTTGTGATAAATTAATAGATATGGATAAACATGGGCAAAGCATTTTAGCAGGTGCTGGAGAAAGTATAAGAAATGCTATCATAGATTCTTTTAAAAATGAGCGTAGTATTTTTGGGCAAAAATGGCAAGGTTTAAAACCAGCAACAATAAAACAAAAAATTAAAGAAGGAAAAAATAATGGTATTTTAAAAAGAGATGGTGAGTTAAGCAAAGAAACGAATTGGCAAAGTAAAGTTAGTAAAAATAGTGTAGAAGTTTTTAATAATATACAAAGCAAGAAAGGTTTTAAATATGGACTTACTCATCAATATGGTAGCAAATATATACCAGCAAGAGCTTTTTTACCAATAGATAATAACAATGTTTTACATAAAAGCGTAAGAGAAACAATTTATGAAGATACTAAAGATTTTATTAAAAAAATTAGCAAAAACTAA
- a CDS encoding DUF1353 domain-containing protein: protein MKKVILKPFSKDRFILVQDYEFSLKSFKGKIPANFTSNGANIPRIFWSIFPPNSPEYLSAVVVHDYLCERANSRNDYKLADLALKEAMQALGCSSVKTFIFYHACNSFHAIKCFLKGI, encoded by the coding sequence ATGAAAAAAGTAATTTTAAAACCATTTAGCAAAGATAGATTTATACTTGTGCAAGATTATGAGTTTAGTTTAAAAAGCTTTAAAGGAAAAATACCCGCTAATTTTACAAGCAATGGGGCAAATATTCCTAGAATTTTTTGGAGTATTTTTCCACCAAACTCACCTGAATATTTAAGTGCAGTTGTTGTGCATGATTATTTATGTGAAAGAGCTAATTCTAGAAATGATTATAAATTAGCAGATTTAGCTTTAAAAGAAGCTATGCAAGCCTTAGGATGTTCTAGTGTTAAAACTTTTATTTTTTATCATGCGTGCAATAGCTTTCATGCAATTAAATGCTTTTTAAAAGGTATTTAA
- a CDS encoding phage tail protein I, giving the protein MNSLVLNHHPKQSKAIDLSAKARFEDLNLASITNLAQHCDERLLPILANAYDVSIDGLSQKEARMLISKALLLDRYNGTAWAIKEALKAVFPTAVVKEWFEYSGKAYFFKVKVSTTSVSFDERTLNTLERLIYDFKNVRSVLEAIEIEIESKNDSFNASVEISGEALEILPFQTTQISSKQKSSFNAMGIFMCEISKSNVDFKGVY; this is encoded by the coding sequence ATGAATAGCTTAGTTTTAAACCACCACCCAAAACAAAGCAAAGCTATTGATTTAAGCGCAAAAGCAAGATTTGAAGATTTAAATTTAGCTAGTATCACAAATTTAGCACAGCATTGTGATGAAAGATTATTGCCAATTTTAGCAAATGCTTATGATGTAAGTATTGATGGTTTAAGCCAAAAAGAAGCAAGAATGCTTATATCTAAAGCCTTGCTTTTAGATAGATACAACGGCACTGCTTGGGCTATAAAAGAAGCTTTAAAAGCTGTGTTTCCAACAGCAGTAGTTAAAGAGTGGTTTGAGTATAGTGGAAAAGCTTATTTTTTTAAAGTTAAAGTAAGCACAACTAGTGTTAGCTTTGATGAAAGAACGCTTAATACTTTAGAAAGATTAATTTATGATTTTAAAAATGTTAGAAGTGTTTTAGAAGCAATTGAAATAGAAATAGAAAGCAAAAATGATAGCTTTAATGCTAGTGTAGAAATTAGCGGGGAAGCTTTAGAGATTTTACCTTTTCAAACTACACAAATTTCAAGCAAACAAAAATCAAGCTTTAATGCAATGGGTATTTTTATGTGTGAAATATCAAAATCAAATGTTGATTTTAAAGGAGTGTATTAA
- a CDS encoding phage tail sheath family protein → MAANYGVNFTIENGAASGVSIQSDTPIGIAGVIEGASKDMIYAKAGYESAQTMPIFAFSNVSKAKEFVGDLIKEHNLQDFRLLDTLECINLQNVSNVIIISFFEKDTEDENTLANASEAIEMFKKAKHRTGFAPDLIIDPYYSHEAGIKAKLQSVAEAMNITAIVDLYANNAGEAINAMESFSSKRLVATWPWVQILNTQGKYTYVPQSPIIAAMIAHTDGDKEYGFSDSYSNRVMNGVTGSEHFVEFIMGEDCDADRLRKNHISTCILYEGFRTWGGESSDEDTIWQDLARVRTFDRIAISAQKASFKAIDKKASELYFVKISVEEMLRNLKGAKVLIGYDVEWDEEQNTPSNVSAGKFYLKVKIMNNPIVKQLTINFKYSDEWSDDLIKTMQGE, encoded by the coding sequence ATGGCAGCTAATTATGGAGTTAATTTTACTATAGAAAATGGTGCAGCAAGTGGTGTATCTATACAAAGTGATACACCTATAGGTATAGCTGGAGTGATTGAGGGTGCAAGTAAAGATATGATTTATGCTAAAGCTGGATATGAGAGTGCTCAAACTATGCCAATTTTTGCTTTTTCTAATGTAAGCAAGGCAAAAGAGTTTGTAGGTGATTTGATTAAAGAGCATAATTTACAAGATTTTAGACTCTTAGACACTTTAGAATGCATTAATTTACAAAATGTTTCTAATGTGATTATCATTAGTTTTTTTGAAAAAGATACAGAGGATGAAAACACTTTAGCAAATGCAAGTGAAGCAATAGAAATGTTTAAAAAAGCAAAGCATCGCACAGGCTTTGCTCCTGATTTAATCATCGATCCTTATTATTCTCATGAAGCAGGTATAAAAGCTAAACTTCAAAGCGTGGCAGAGGCTATGAATATTACAGCTATAGTAGATTTATATGCAAACAATGCTGGAGAAGCTATTAATGCTATGGAAAGTTTTAGTTCAAAAAGATTGGTTGCCACTTGGCCTTGGGTGCAAATTTTAAATACCCAAGGAAAATACACCTATGTTCCTCAAAGTCCAATCATAGCAGCAATGATAGCACATACTGATGGAGATAAAGAATATGGCTTTAGTGATTCTTACTCCAATAGAGTTATGAATGGAGTAACTGGAAGCGAGCATTTTGTGGAATTTATTATGGGTGAAGATTGTGATGCAGATAGATTAAGAAAAAATCATATTTCAACTTGTATTCTTTATGAGGGCTTTAGAACTTGGGGCGGGGAAAGTAGTGATGAAGATACCATATGGCAAGATTTAGCAAGAGTAAGAACTTTTGATCGTATAGCCATATCAGCCCAAAAGGCTTCTTTTAAAGCAATTGATAAAAAAGCTAGTGAGCTTTATTTTGTGAAAATTAGTGTTGAGGAAATGCTAAGAAATTTAAAAGGTGCTAAGGTTTTAATTGGCTATGATGTAGAGTGGGATGAAGAGCAAAACACTCCAAGTAATGTTAGTGCTGGTAAGTTTTACTTAAAAGTAAAAATCATGAATAACCCAATTGTAAAACAACTAACCATTAACTTCAAATACTCAGATGAGTGGAGTGATGATTTGATTAAAACTATGCAAGGAGAGTAA
- a CDS encoding ankyrin repeat domain-containing protein, with product MNRIISDIRQGVSKGFINAICNGNNDVVLEYLKNGMSATKECMGEQPMFYAINHNNFGAILLLLKYGAILEKDYLEEYKENFRKEALEFLASLLK from the coding sequence ATGAATAGAATAATATCAGATATAAGACAAGGTGTTAGCAAGGGATTTATAAATGCAATTTGCAATGGCAACAATGATGTTGTATTAGAGTATCTTAAAAACGGTATGAGTGCTACTAAAGAATGTATGGGCGAACAACCTATGTTTTATGCTATTAATCATAATAATTTTGGAGCTATTTTACTCTTATTAAAATACGGAGCTATTTTAGAAAAAGATTATCTAGAAGAATACAAAGAAAATTTTAGAAAAGAAGCTTTAGAATTTTTAGCTTCTTTGCTTAAGTAA
- a CDS encoding phage contractile tail tube protein, P2 family, whose protein sequence is MKRRIGEVIQECNVYIDGQGYLGVVRNLKLPDIEQEMIETKGVLSANYGSGVLKPLEISFKLSVVDPVLYAAFFHTTYSTIKAPILFRESVHQGGDNHGISAEIMGEFISLNESDHESGKEVEVEVKMAVHFYMQRRNKIPIITYDHKNTILMINGIDLMSGVRSNLTI, encoded by the coding sequence ATGAAAAGAAGAATCGGGGAAGTTATACAAGAATGTAATGTTTATATAGATGGTCAGGGTTACTTAGGAGTAGTTAGAAATCTAAAACTTCCTGATATAGAGCAAGAAATGATAGAAACAAAAGGAGTTTTAAGTGCAAATTATGGTAGTGGCGTGTTAAAACCATTAGAAATCTCTTTTAAACTTTCTGTGGTTGATCCAGTACTTTATGCTGCATTTTTTCATACAACTTATAGCACTATTAAAGCACCCATTCTTTTTAGAGAAAGTGTGCATCAAGGAGGTGATAATCATGGAATTAGTGCTGAAATCATGGGTGAGTTTATAAGTTTAAATGAAAGTGATCATGAAAGCGGAAAAGAAGTTGAAGTTGAAGTAAAAATGGCTGTTCATTTTTATATGCAAAGAAGAAACAAAATACCAATTATTACTTATGATCATAAAAATACTATTTTAATGATTAATGGTATTGATTTAATGAGTGGTGTGCGCTCTAATTTAACTATTTAA
- a CDS encoding DNA adenine methylase, which produces MNTINKFLKTSTQTKPTQTKLKAAFAWLGGKNYLAKEIIALMPEHKTYIEVFGGALSVFYQKSPSKIEVINDINNELINLHLCIRNKPQSLANVLNSMLVSRKIFAMIKNKELKPRNDIERAAFYFYLISTSFGSNMGQFAMSKQRAPKRLLRDFSLHTQRLKHASIENKSFEYILKEYDYNEALFYLDPPYVGTENYYKNTNGFGIKEHKLLNELLKNIKGKFMLSYNDCELVRELYRGFNIKELKIRYSLNNNVLKRKESKEVLIMNF; this is translated from the coding sequence ATGAACACTATAAACAAATTTCTAAAAACTAGCACACAAACTAAACCTACACAAACTAAATTAAAAGCCGCCTTTGCTTGGTTGGGTGGTAAAAACTATTTAGCTAAAGAAATCATTGCTTTAATGCCAGAGCATAAAACTTATATAGAAGTTTTTGGTGGAGCTTTGAGTGTTTTTTATCAAAAAAGTCCTTCAAAAATAGAAGTTATTAATGATATAAATAACGAGCTTATTAATCTACATCTTTGTATTAGAAATAAACCACAAAGCTTAGCAAATGTGCTTAATTCTATGTTAGTGAGTAGAAAGATATTTGCAATGATAAAAAATAAAGAATTAAAGCCAAGAAATGATATAGAAAGAGCTGCTTTTTATTTTTATCTTATTAGTACTTCTTTTGGATCAAACATGGGGCAATTTGCTATGAGCAAACAAAGAGCGCCAAAAAGATTGCTTAGAGATTTTAGCTTACATACACAAAGGCTTAAACATGCTAGTATTGAGAATAAAAGCTTTGAATATATTTTAAAAGAATATGATTATAATGAAGCTTTGTTTTATTTAGATCCACCTTATGTGGGGACTGAAAATTATTATAAAAACACTAATGGTTTTGGAATAAAAGAGCATAAACTATTAAATGAGTTGTTAAAAAACATCAAGGGCAAATTTATGCTTTCTTATAATGATTGTGAGCTTGTAAGAGAGCTTTATAGGGGCTTTAATATTAAAGAATTAAAGATAAGATATTCTTTAAATAATAATGTTTTAAAAAGAAAAGAGAGCAAGGAGGTTTTAATAATGAACTTTTAA
- a CDS encoding DUF4376 domain-containing protein, whose amino-acid sequence MRYFKDTNDNNQLYAYEDDVRDEQIKVGLTEISEEEFNLITNPPKSEEVLLREIKENKLNEIRAKRDEALESGLIYNEHTFQTSQKDKLNINGAVTNLMLDMQSGTNLISEIIWIDKNDEKITFTPQDFLKFASSVAYHTQEITFKANALKQKVYQAKSKQDLEAIVWEE is encoded by the coding sequence ATGAGATATTTTAAAGATACAAATGATAATAACCAATTATATGCTTATGAAGATGATGTTAGAGATGAACAAATAAAAGTGGGGTTAACTGAAATTAGTGAAGAAGAGTTTAATCTAATAACAAATCCTCCTAAAAGTGAAGAGGTTTTACTAAGAGAGATAAAAGAAAACAAACTTAATGAAATAAGAGCTAAAAGAGATGAGGCTTTAGAAAGCGGACTTATTTATAATGAGCATACTTTCCAAACAAGCCAAAAAGATAAACTCAACATCAATGGAGCTGTAACTAATTTAATGCTTGATATGCAAAGTGGGACTAACTTAATTTCTGAAATTATTTGGATTGACAAAAACGATGAAAAAATAACTTTTACACCACAAGATTTTTTAAAATTTGCTTCAAGTGTAGCTTATCATACTCAAGAAATTACTTTTAAAGCTAATGCATTAAAACAAAAAGTATATCAAGCTAAATCTAAGCAAGATTTAGAAGCTATCGTTTGGGAGGAATAA